One Candidatus Poribacteria bacterium DNA segment encodes these proteins:
- a CDS encoding RNHCP domain-containing protein produces the protein MNKKFQRHIENFTCVQCGAAVEGNGYTNHCPECLWSRHVDVNPGDRAASCLGLMEPVGFTIKHGDYILTHRCTTCGIDKKNNTSKNDNFEAILNLQGELNNV, from the coding sequence GTGAACAAAAAATTTCAACGCCACATTGAAAACTTTACCTGCGTGCAGTGTGGTGCCGCCGTCGAGGGGAACGGCTATACCAATCACTGTCCGGAATGCCTCTGGAGCCGGCATGTTGACGTGAACCCCGGCGACCGAGCCGCGTCCTGTCTCGGCTTGATGGAACCGGTAGGCTTTACGATAAAACACGGTGATTATATCCTGACCCACCGCTGCACAACGTGTGGTATAGATAAAAAAAACAACACATCAAAAAACGACAACTTCGAGGCGATCCTGAACCTACAGGGAGAATTAAACAATGTCTAA
- a CDS encoding AAA family ATPase, translating into MQKWYYCYDYQSTYCKKLNEQVWKESELLLQRPDKDDEVDQDRLTQTFLEQVNMNAKFREIAQFLGNVTYLHLVPQLLRFAASIQGRIVEEDPFGQGFLERVASVTERTRRSRLKKIESALQIAVPQFKQLEFCRDEITGHPHLRALYSHWRAQGVWQREDQFSDGTLRLLGLLWSLLESDSVLLLEEPELSLNLGIVSQLAPLISRMQRSRRRQVFVSTHSDALLTEQGIDGTEVLMLAPTETNTTVIPAWDIKPVRRLLEAGLTVGEAVLSKTGPEHAAQLSLLKWD; encoded by the coding sequence ATTCAGAAATGGTATTACTGTTATGATTATCAATCGACTTATTGCAAAAAATTGAATGAACAAGTATGGAAAGAGAGTGAATTACTTCTACAAAGACCGGATAAAGATGATGAAGTGGATCAGGATCGTCTTACCCAGACCTTTCTGGAGCAGGTCAATATGAATGCGAAATTCCGAGAGATTGCACAGTTCCTCGGAAATGTTACCTACCTCCATTTAGTTCCGCAGCTGCTTCGCTTTGCGGCTTCAATTCAGGGTAGAATTGTTGAAGAAGATCCCTTTGGACAGGGATTTCTCGAACGAGTCGCCAGTGTTACGGAAAGAACGCGGCGTTCTCGGTTGAAAAAAATTGAATCAGCACTCCAGATCGCTGTGCCACAGTTTAAACAATTGGAGTTTTGCCGCGACGAAATCACAGGACATCCACATTTGCGGGCGCTCTATTCCCACTGGCGTGCGCAAGGAGTTTGGCAACGAGAAGATCAATTTTCCGATGGGACACTCCGGTTGCTTGGACTTCTATGGTCACTCCTTGAAAGTGACTCGGTTCTCTTATTGGAGGAACCGGAACTTTCATTGAACCTCGGAATTGTGTCGCAACTTGCGCCCTTGATTTCTCGGATGCAAAGAAGCAGACGACGGCAAGTCTTTGTTAGCACCCATAGTGATGCACTTCTCACAGAGCAGGGAATTGATGGCACGGAAGTTTTAATGCTAGCACCCACAGAAACGAATACAACGGTCATACCAGCGTGGGATATTAAGCCCGTCCGAAGGTTACTTGAAGCAGGTCTTACGGTCGGTGAGGCTGTGCTTTCAAAAACTGGTCCTGAACATGCTGCACAGCTGAGTCTATTAAAATGGGATTAA
- a CDS encoding ArgE/DapE family deacylase, with the protein MSIQTYIKDNQAALCALLQELVRIPTVNPPGENYAEIVGLLDAKCQALGMQTEIAEVPTARAAQVIPNAESHPRLNLIARWDVGAEKTVHFNAHYDVVPVAGDWRFNDPFSGEIEGEWLYGRGADDMKDAIAALLFAIQAVQETGVKPQFNIECSFTCDEETGGELGAGYVVEEGLVRADYVVNCEGGSEMNIGNGHNGVLWLEVEVQGKAAHGAQPDKGINAFEKAAELVTALQRVKRNLRSPERAFKLTDGSDRYPTVNIGGTFRGTDGDKVNTVPARVTFSIDRRITPNEELEFAELELREAISGACQYYPDLVAEARAILRIEPCLTDINSPIAQAFADAVRRVRFNQPRFKGTTGFTDLHYFVNTGLPGVGYGPSGEGGHAINERVHIPDLVRTSAIYATFMTRAEL; encoded by the coding sequence ATGTCCATTCAAACCTATATTAAGGACAATCAAGCCGCGCTTTGTGCCTTGCTTCAGGAACTCGTCAGGATTCCCACTGTCAACCCACCCGGCGAAAATTATGCCGAAATTGTTGGGCTCCTGGACGCGAAGTGTCAGGCATTGGGGATGCAGACCGAGATCGCCGAGGTCCCCACAGCGCGTGCTGCGCAGGTTATCCCGAATGCTGAAAGCCATCCACGACTGAATCTCATCGCGCGTTGGGATGTCGGGGCAGAGAAGACTGTCCATTTCAACGCACACTACGATGTGGTCCCCGTTGCAGGCGACTGGCGTTTCAATGACCCATTCAGCGGCGAGATTGAGGGGGAATGGCTTTACGGACGTGGTGCCGACGATATGAAAGATGCCATTGCTGCCCTTCTGTTCGCAATTCAGGCGGTTCAAGAGACGGGTGTCAAACCGCAGTTTAACATTGAGTGCTCTTTCACCTGTGATGAGGAGACCGGTGGCGAGTTGGGCGCGGGGTATGTCGTTGAGGAAGGGTTGGTTCGTGCGGATTACGTCGTCAATTGCGAAGGTGGTTCGGAGATGAACATCGGCAACGGACATAATGGGGTCCTCTGGTTAGAGGTTGAAGTCCAAGGCAAAGCAGCGCACGGCGCACAGCCGGATAAGGGGATAAACGCCTTTGAGAAGGCTGCTGAACTCGTGACAGCGTTACAACGGGTTAAGCGGAATTTGAGGTCGCCTGAGCGGGCATTTAAACTCACGGATGGCAGTGATCGGTATCCGACAGTGAACATCGGTGGAACGTTCCGCGGCACCGATGGCGATAAAGTCAACACCGTTCCGGCGCGCGTCACGTTCTCCATTGATCGACGGATTACACCCAACGAGGAGCTGGAATTTGCCGAGCTCGAATTGCGGGAGGCGATTTCTGGGGCGTGCCAATACTATCCCGATTTGGTCGCAGAGGCGCGAGCCATCTTGCGTATTGAGCCGTGTTTGACGGATATTAACTCACCGATAGCGCAGGCATTCGCCGATGCAGTGCGCAGAGTCCGTTTCAATCAGCCGAGATTTAAAGGCACTACCGGATTTACGGACTTGCACTATTTTGTCAATACAGGCTTACCCGGCGTTGGCTACGGACCCAGTGGCGAGGGCGGGCATGCCATCAATGAACGCGTGCATATTCCTGATCTGGTCAGAACCTCCGCTATCTACGCAACCTTCATGACGCGCGCAGAATTATAG
- a CDS encoding cupin domain-containing protein translates to MSAKAHIIDFEKQNPIDRGTGVKTVPLAGKWIDSTSLTNGVTMFDPGAAIARHYHNCDESVTILEGEAACEVDGEVFTMKAFDTTFVPAGIPHRFWNESDAPMKILWTYASVSVTRTFTETGETVAHLSAGDQAVVK, encoded by the coding sequence ATGAGTGCAAAAGCACACATCATCGACTTTGAGAAACAGAACCCTATCGACCGAGGCACCGGCGTGAAAACCGTCCCGTTAGCCGGTAAATGGATTGATTCCACATCACTCACCAACGGCGTGACAATGTTTGACCCAGGTGCAGCGATCGCACGTCACTATCACAACTGCGATGAATCCGTTACAATTCTCGAAGGCGAAGCCGCCTGCGAGGTTGATGGTGAAGTCTTTACCATGAAAGCCTTTGACACGACATTTGTGCCAGCGGGTATCCCGCATCGGTTTTGGAATGAGAGCGATGCTCCCATGAAAATCCTATGGACCTATGCGTCTGTCAGCGTGACCCGGACCTTTACGGAGACAGGCGAAACCGTGGCGCATTTGTCCGCGGGGGATCAGGCGGTTGTCAAATAG